The following are encoded in a window of Streptomyces sp. Go-475 genomic DNA:
- a CDS encoding MoxR family ATPase has protein sequence MFTSVDDVSARLAETGYLASPAVATTVFLADRLGKPLLVEGPAGVGKTELAKAVAEVAGARLVRLQCYEGVDESRALYEWNHAKQLLRISAGRDETWDETRTDIFSEEFLLTRPLLTAIRGDEAKVLLIDETDKADVEVEGLLLEVLSDFQVTVPELGTITATRRPFVVLTSNASRELSEALRRRCLFLHIGFPDEELERRIVRLKVPELDEELARSVVRVVGALRAMDLRKVPSVAETVDWARTLLALGAGTLDETVVQATLGVLLKHQDDLLKASAKLDLDAL, from the coding sequence TTGTTCACGTCCGTCGACGACGTCTCCGCACGTCTGGCCGAGACCGGCTACCTCGCCTCGCCCGCCGTCGCCACGACCGTCTTCCTCGCCGACCGCCTCGGCAAGCCGCTCCTGGTGGAGGGCCCGGCCGGAGTCGGCAAGACGGAACTCGCCAAGGCGGTCGCCGAGGTGGCCGGGGCGCGGCTGGTCCGCCTCCAGTGCTACGAGGGGGTCGACGAGTCCCGGGCGCTGTACGAGTGGAACCACGCCAAGCAGCTGCTGCGCATCAGCGCGGGCCGCGACGAGACCTGGGACGAGACGCGGACGGACATCTTCAGCGAGGAGTTCCTGCTCACGCGGCCCCTGCTGACCGCCATCCGGGGCGACGAGGCGAAGGTGCTGCTGATCGACGAGACCGACAAGGCGGACGTCGAGGTGGAGGGCCTGCTGCTGGAGGTGCTCAGCGACTTCCAGGTGACCGTCCCCGAGCTGGGCACCATCACCGCGACGCGCCGCCCCTTCGTCGTCCTCACCTCCAACGCGAGCCGGGAGCTGTCGGAGGCGCTGCGCCGCCGCTGCCTCTTCCTGCACATCGGGTTCCCGGACGAGGAGCTGGAGCGCCGGATCGTACGGCTGAAGGTGCCGGAGCTGGACGAGGAGCTGGCCCGCTCGGTCGTCCGGGTGGTGGGCGCGCTGCGGGCGATGGACCTGCGCAAGGTGCCGTCGGTCGCCGAGACCGTCGACTGGGCGCGCACGCTGCTCGCGCTCGGCGCCGGCACGTTGGACGAGACGGTCGTCCAGGCCACCCTCGGTGTCCTCCTCAAGCACCAGGACGACCTCCTCAAGGCGTCCGCCAAGCTCGACCTGGACGCCCTGTGA
- a CDS encoding FtsX-like permease family protein, producing MFVLAMRSIRQRPGRFLATLLCAFLGAAIIMTFNAMHDTAGQAGVDAVSAETLSTAAGVVGGYGTLLVFFAIASTLTVNVRQRAAEMELLRCSGATPGQLGRMVVGEAVAVALVGAALAVGPAMLGGRALLGVFQDSGQVARSVGFSFGPVALATGVGITLAAAAGAAFLAVRRATRPSRRRGRARTVLAHAALVAGAASVTSTFVFSATDAALMAPPAYGAILLSVGCALRAPRLLAVVLDRLPLGGASGWLAVRNLRERAGQLAGILMSLILFTAVATATLTMQAVESDAAAASGLVKSVDAKNLETLNFTVVGVIVVFVCVILVNSLYAATSYREREFGQQRLAGATPGQVLGVVAAEGLVLTVTGVCCGTLAALAGVVPFTVVRSDAVLPDQLFGVWLAVAGVAAAVTLGTGLATARRVLRSPAVRAVASAT from the coding sequence ATGTTCGTACTGGCGATGCGGTCGATCCGGCAACGGCCCGGGCGGTTCCTCGCGACGCTGCTGTGCGCGTTCCTGGGCGCGGCGATCATCATGACCTTCAACGCGATGCACGACACCGCCGGGCAGGCCGGGGTGGACGCCGTGAGCGCGGAGACCCTCTCCACGGCGGCGGGTGTGGTGGGCGGCTACGGCACCCTGCTGGTGTTCTTCGCGATCGCCTCGACGCTGACGGTCAACGTGCGCCAAAGGGCCGCCGAGATGGAGCTGTTGCGCTGTTCGGGGGCGACTCCGGGGCAGCTCGGGCGGATGGTCGTGGGCGAGGCGGTGGCCGTGGCACTGGTGGGCGCGGCACTGGCGGTCGGTCCGGCGATGCTCGGTGGCCGGGCGCTGCTGGGGGTGTTCCAGGACAGCGGCCAGGTCGCCCGGTCGGTCGGGTTCTCCTTCGGTCCGGTGGCCCTGGCGACCGGGGTCGGCATCACGCTCGCCGCCGCCGCGGGGGCCGCGTTCCTCGCCGTGCGGCGGGCGACGCGCCCGAGCCGGCGGCGGGGCCGGGCGCGGACGGTCCTCGCCCACGCGGCTCTGGTGGCGGGAGCCGCCTCGGTGACCTCGACGTTCGTGTTCTCGGCGACGGACGCCGCGCTGATGGCGCCGCCGGCGTACGGGGCGATCCTGCTCTCCGTCGGGTGCGCGCTGCGGGCACCCCGGCTGCTGGCGGTGGTGCTGGACCGGCTGCCGCTCGGCGGCGCGAGCGGCTGGCTGGCGGTGCGCAACCTGCGGGAGCGGGCCGGGCAGCTCGCCGGGATCCTGATGTCGCTGATCCTGTTCACCGCGGTCGCCACGGCGACGCTGACCATGCAGGCGGTGGAGAGCGACGCCGCCGCCGCCTCGGGGCTGGTGAAGTCGGTCGACGCGAAGAACCTGGAGACGCTCAACTTCACGGTCGTCGGCGTCATCGTGGTGTTCGTCTGCGTCATACTGGTCAACTCGCTGTACGCGGCGACCAGTTACCGGGAGCGGGAGTTCGGGCAGCAGCGTCTCGCCGGGGCGACCCCCGGGCAGGTGCTCGGTGTGGTGGCGGCCGAGGGGCTGGTCCTGACGGTCACCGGCGTGTGCTGCGGCACGCTGGCGGCGCTGGCGGGGGTCGTCCCGTTCACCGTGGTCCGCAGCGACGCGGTGCTGCCGGACCAGCTGTTCGGCGTGTGGCTCGCGGTCGCCGGGGTCGCGGCGGCGGTGACGCTGGGGACGGGCCTGGCGACGGCCCGGCGGGTGCTGCGCTCGCCCGCGGTGCGGGCGGTGGCGTCGGCCACGTGA
- a CDS encoding ABC transporter ATP-binding protein — translation MSRTRPRKDQDRGPAAEALRLVKVTKTYGSADSAVTALDGVTLGLGRGTFTAVMGPSGSGKSTLLQCAAGLDRPDSGIVRVDGTELTGGGEAELTRFRRGRIGFVFQQYNLLETLTVAQNTVLPLKLAGRRVDRQRVREVLTAVGLGDRLGHRPGQLSGGQRQRVAIARALVTEPRVIFADEPTGALDSRSARDVLGLLGQAVRVHGRTVVMVTHDPVAASYADSVLFLADGRLAGRVDAPTADAVAERLAHLGDDVPAGV, via the coding sequence ATGTCGCGCACCAGGCCACGGAAGGACCAGGACCGAGGACCCGCCGCCGAGGCGCTGCGGCTGGTCAAGGTCACCAAGACGTACGGGAGCGCCGACAGCGCCGTGACCGCCCTGGACGGTGTGACGCTCGGTCTCGGGCGGGGCACGTTCACGGCGGTGATGGGGCCGTCCGGCTCCGGCAAGTCGACGCTGCTGCAGTGCGCGGCGGGCCTGGACCGGCCCGACAGCGGGATCGTGCGGGTGGACGGCACGGAGTTGACGGGCGGCGGCGAGGCCGAGCTGACGCGGTTCCGGCGCGGCCGGATCGGGTTCGTGTTCCAGCAGTACAACCTGCTCGAGACGCTGACGGTCGCGCAGAACACGGTGCTGCCGCTGAAGCTGGCCGGGCGGCGCGTGGACCGGCAGCGGGTGCGGGAGGTGCTGACGGCCGTGGGGCTGGGCGACCGGCTCGGGCACCGGCCGGGCCAGCTGTCGGGCGGCCAGCGCCAGCGCGTGGCGATCGCGCGGGCGCTGGTCACCGAACCCCGGGTGATCTTCGCGGACGAGCCGACGGGCGCGTTGGACTCGCGCAGTGCGCGGGACGTGCTGGGGCTGTTGGGGCAGGCGGTGCGGGTGCACGGCCGGACGGTGGTGATGGTGACGCACGACCCGGTGGCCGCCTCGTACGCCGACAGCGTGCTGTTCCTCGCGGACGGCCGGCTGGCGGGCCGCGTGGACGCCCCGACGGCGGACGCGGTGGCCGAGCGGCTGGCGCACCTGGGCGACGATGTGCCGGCGGGGGTGTGA
- a CDS encoding SDR family oxidoreductase: MGGRCPRGRGKGGESERGKACEADVGRCPGASVSGREIATMVVCLASDHASATTGGALRVDGGYVDSILP, translated from the coding sequence ATTGGGGGCCGTTGCCCACGAGGTCGGGGGAAGGGAGGCGAGTCGGAACGCGGCAAGGCGTGCGAAGCGGACGTCGGTCGATGCCCGGGAGCGAGCGTCAGCGGACGCGAGATCGCCACCATGGTCGTCTGCCTCGCCTCCGACCACGCCTCGGCGACCACGGGCGGTGCCCTGCGCGTCGACGGCGGCTACGTCGACTCGATCCTGCCCTGA
- a CDS encoding lactate utilization protein C, translated as MNSRERILGRVRRALADVPADETPIARDYLREHGRRTVAETVELLAENLADYRAIVHRTDSAGLPGLIAGLLEKRGAASVLVPPGLDEGWLAATGVTRVADRAESTPAELDRVDSVVTACAVAIAETGTIVLDGSPDQGRRRITLVPDHHVCVVRVPDQVVSSVPQALERLDPVRPLTWISGPSATSDIELDRVEGVHGPRTLEVILVGEA; from the coding sequence GTGAACAGCAGGGAGCGGATCCTGGGGCGGGTGCGGCGCGCCCTCGCGGACGTGCCCGCCGACGAGACGCCGATCGCGCGGGACTACCTGCGTGAGCACGGGCGGCGGACGGTCGCCGAGACGGTGGAGCTGCTCGCCGAGAACCTGGCGGACTACCGGGCGATCGTGCACCGCACCGACAGCGCGGGGCTGCCCGGGCTGATCGCGGGGCTGCTGGAGAAGCGCGGGGCGGCCTCGGTGCTGGTGCCGCCCGGGCTGGACGAGGGCTGGCTGGCGGCGACCGGGGTGACGCGGGTGGCGGACCGGGCGGAGAGCACCCCGGCCGAACTCGACCGGGTGGACAGTGTCGTGACGGCCTGTGCGGTCGCGATCGCGGAGACCGGGACGATCGTGCTGGACGGCTCCCCCGACCAGGGGCGGCGCCGGATCACCCTCGTCCCGGACCATCACGTCTGCGTCGTCCGGGTCCCGGACCAGGTCGTGTCGTCCGTGCCGCAGGCCCTGGAACGCCTCGATCCGGTACGCCCGTTGACCTGGATCTCCGGTCCTTCGGCGACCAGCGACATCGAGCTGGACCGGGTCGAGGGGGTGCACGGCCCGCGCACGCTGGAGGTGATCCTCGTGGGCGAGGCGTGA
- a CDS encoding LutB/LldF family L-lactate oxidation iron-sulfur protein encodes MSGTFVGMPAFPEAAREAVGNATLRGNLRHATHTIRAKRAKAVSEVSDWAELREAGKRIKDHTLRHLDRYLEQLEEAVTAAGGIVHWAADAAEANEIVTQLVKMTGESEVVKVKSMATQEIGLNEALEAEGIRAYETDLAELIVQLGKDRPSHILVPAIHRNRGEIRDIFTQEMSEWGRPAPEGLTDTPAELAEAARLHLREKFLRAEVGISGANFMVAETGTLVVVESEGNGRMCLTLPETLISVVGIEKIVPTWRDLEVFLQTLPRSSTAERMNPYTSTWTGTTDGDGPSTFHLVLLDNGRTDTLADEVGRQALRCIRCSACLNVCPVYERAGGHAYGSVYPGPIGAILSPQLRGTGSEIDASLPYASSLCGACYEVCPVAIDIPEVLVHLRERVVEGGEVTREGNRVVLRPAKGHAAERAAMRAARWAFTHPGALRTGQRAASRTRRFHPRTLPGPGRAWSGTRDLPPVPAEPFRDWWQRTRGGKDGAK; translated from the coding sequence ATGAGCGGAACGTTCGTCGGGATGCCGGCGTTCCCGGAGGCCGCGCGGGAGGCGGTCGGCAACGCGACCCTGCGCGGCAATCTGCGGCACGCCACGCACACCATCCGCGCCAAGCGGGCCAAGGCCGTGTCGGAGGTGTCCGACTGGGCCGAGCTGCGCGAGGCGGGCAAGCGGATCAAGGACCACACACTGCGCCATCTCGACCGCTACCTGGAGCAGTTGGAGGAGGCGGTGACAGCGGCCGGCGGCATCGTCCACTGGGCCGCCGACGCGGCCGAGGCCAACGAGATCGTCACCCAGCTCGTGAAGATGACCGGCGAGTCGGAGGTCGTCAAGGTCAAGTCGATGGCCACGCAGGAGATCGGGCTCAACGAGGCGCTGGAGGCCGAGGGCATCCGCGCCTACGAGACGGATCTCGCCGAGCTGATCGTCCAGTTGGGCAAGGACCGGCCCTCGCACATCCTGGTGCCGGCCATCCACCGCAACCGGGGCGAGATCCGGGACATCTTCACCCAGGAGATGAGCGAGTGGGGCCGCCCCGCTCCCGAGGGCCTGACCGACACGCCGGCCGAACTCGCCGAAGCCGCCCGGCTGCACCTGCGGGAGAAGTTCCTGCGGGCCGAGGTCGGAATCTCCGGCGCCAACTTCATGGTCGCCGAGACGGGCACGCTCGTGGTCGTGGAGTCCGAGGGCAACGGGCGGATGTGCCTCACCCTGCCCGAGACGCTGATCTCGGTCGTCGGCATCGAGAAGATCGTGCCGACCTGGCGGGACCTGGAGGTGTTCCTGCAGACCCTCCCCCGCTCCTCGACGGCCGAGCGCATGAACCCGTACACGTCGACCTGGACCGGCACGACCGACGGCGACGGGCCGAGCACCTTCCACCTGGTGCTGCTGGACAACGGCCGCACCGACACCCTCGCCGACGAGGTCGGCCGGCAGGCCCTGCGCTGCATCCGCTGCTCGGCGTGCCTGAACGTGTGCCCGGTGTACGAGCGGGCCGGCGGCCACGCCTACGGCTCGGTCTATCCCGGCCCGATCGGCGCGATCCTCAGCCCCCAACTGCGGGGCACGGGCAGCGAGATCGACGCCTCGCTGCCGTACGCGTCCTCGCTGTGCGGGGCGTGCTACGAGGTGTGCCCGGTGGCCATCGACATCCCCGAGGTGCTGGTGCACCTGCGGGAACGGGTCGTGGAGGGCGGTGAGGTGACCCGGGAGGGCAACCGGGTCGTGCTGCGGCCCGCGAAGGGACACGCCGCCGAGCGGGCCGCGATGCGCGCGGCGCGCTGGGCGTTCACACACCCGGGCGCGCTGCGCACCGGACAGCGCGCCGCCTCCCGGACCCGGCGCTTCCATCCCCGTACGCTGCCCGGCCCGGGCAGGGCGTGGAGCGGGACCCGGGACCTGCCACCGGTGCCGGCCGAGCCGTTCCGGGACTGGTGGCAGCGCACGCGCGGCGGAAAGGACGGGGCGAAGTGA
- a CDS encoding (Fe-S)-binding protein, with protein sequence MRVALFLTCVNDTLYPDTGRAVVKLLTRLGVEVDFPMAQTCCGQAHYNTGYRHEAEPLARHFSDVFGGYEAIVTPSGSCGAMVRELYPRMGERARAEGRGDTLAATLAPVVPKTYELTEFLVDVLGVTDVGAYYPHTVTYHPTCHGLRGLGLGERPLRLLRAVKGLELVELPGAEECCGFGGTFALKNSDVSAAMGADKVRNAESTGAEVLCAADNSCLMHIGGTMARLRTGMRPVHIAEILASTEEEPAV encoded by the coding sequence ATGCGTGTCGCCCTGTTCCTGACCTGCGTCAACGACACGCTGTATCCGGACACCGGGCGCGCTGTGGTGAAACTGCTGACCAGGCTGGGCGTCGAGGTCGACTTCCCGATGGCGCAGACCTGCTGTGGGCAGGCGCACTACAACACCGGGTACCGCCATGAGGCCGAGCCGCTCGCCCGGCACTTCTCCGATGTCTTCGGCGGGTACGAGGCGATCGTGACGCCGTCCGGGTCGTGCGGGGCGATGGTGCGGGAGCTGTATCCGCGCATGGGTGAGCGGGCCCGGGCCGAGGGCCGCGGGGACACCCTCGCGGCCACGCTGGCGCCGGTGGTGCCGAAGACGTACGAACTCACCGAGTTCCTCGTGGACGTGCTGGGCGTGACGGACGTCGGGGCGTACTACCCGCACACGGTGACCTACCACCCGACCTGCCACGGCCTGCGCGGGCTCGGGCTCGGCGAGCGGCCCCTGCGGCTGCTGCGGGCGGTGAAGGGGCTGGAGCTGGTCGAGCTGCCGGGCGCGGAGGAGTGCTGCGGGTTCGGCGGCACGTTCGCGCTGAAGAACTCCGACGTCTCGGCGGCGATGGGCGCGGACAAGGTGCGCAACGCCGAGTCGACGGGCGCCGAGGTGCTGTGCGCGGCCGACAACTCCTGCCTGATGCACATCGGCGGCACGATGGCCCGGCTGCGGACCGGCATGCGGCCGGTGCACATCGCGGAGATCCTGGCGAGCACGGAGGAGGAACCGGCCGTATGA
- a CDS encoding rhamnulokinase family protein, which produces MSAAVKSYAAVDLGASSGRVMVGRVGPDSLELSEVHRFPNRPVRLPEGLRWDVLGLYAGVLDGLKAAGQVDSVGIDSWAVDYGLLDADGALLGNPVHYRDARTEGVAEKVWATVPAQELYAATGLQYAPFNTLYQLTAARSTAQLAQARRLLLMPDLLTYWLTGEQGTELTNASTTQLIDPRTRDWAYGVAERLGIDLGLFAPLRLPGDPAGLLRPEVLEETGLAGPVPVTAVGSHDTASAVAAVPATGERFAYICTGTWSLAGLELDAPVLTEESRAANFTNELGLDGTVRYLRNIMGLWLLQECVRAWGDPDLGGLLLEASKVQALRSVVDAGDAAFLAPGRMPERIAEACRVSGQPVPRSPAEVTRCILDSLALAHRRAVQDAQRLAGQTVDVVHVVGGGTRNALLCQLTADACGLPVVAGPTEAAALGNVLVQARAHGLVGDLAGMRELLVRTQPLTRYEPRGGTERWRAAQARLAGD; this is translated from the coding sequence GTGAGCGCGGCCGTGAAGTCGTACGCCGCGGTCGACCTCGGCGCGTCCAGCGGGCGCGTCATGGTCGGCCGCGTCGGCCCGGACTCGCTGGAGCTGAGCGAGGTCCACCGCTTCCCGAACCGGCCGGTGCGCCTGCCGGAGGGGCTGCGCTGGGACGTGCTCGGGCTGTACGCGGGCGTGCTCGACGGGCTGAAGGCGGCCGGGCAGGTGGACTCCGTCGGCATCGACAGCTGGGCCGTCGACTACGGGCTGCTCGACGCGGACGGGGCGCTGCTCGGCAACCCCGTGCACTACCGGGACGCGCGGACCGAGGGCGTCGCGGAGAAGGTGTGGGCGACCGTGCCCGCCCAGGAGCTGTACGCCGCGACCGGGTTGCAGTACGCGCCCTTCAACACCCTGTACCAGCTGACGGCGGCCCGGTCGACGGCCCAGCTCGCCCAGGCGCGGCGGCTGTTGCTGATGCCGGACCTGCTGACGTACTGGCTCACCGGCGAGCAGGGCACCGAGCTGACCAACGCCTCGACCACCCAGCTCATCGACCCGCGCACCCGGGACTGGGCGTACGGCGTCGCGGAGCGCCTGGGGATCGACCTCGGGCTGTTCGCGCCGCTGCGGCTGCCCGGTGATCCCGCGGGGCTGCTGCGGCCGGAGGTGCTGGAGGAGACCGGGCTGGCCGGTCCGGTGCCGGTGACGGCCGTCGGGTCGCACGACACCGCGTCGGCCGTCGCCGCCGTGCCCGCGACGGGTGAGCGGTTCGCCTACATCTGCACCGGCACCTGGTCCCTGGCCGGACTGGAGCTGGACGCGCCGGTGCTCACCGAGGAGAGCCGGGCGGCCAACTTCACCAACGAGCTGGGGCTCGACGGCACGGTCCGCTACCTGCGCAACATCATGGGGCTGTGGCTGCTCCAGGAGTGCGTGCGGGCCTGGGGCGACCCGGACCTGGGCGGGCTGCTGCTGGAGGCGTCCAAGGTGCAGGCGCTGCGGTCGGTGGTCGACGCGGGCGACGCGGCGTTCCTCGCGCCCGGGCGCATGCCCGAGCGGATCGCCGAGGCCTGCCGGGTCTCGGGGCAGCCGGTGCCGCGGTCGCCGGCCGAGGTGACGCGTTGCATCCTCGACTCGCTCGCCCTCGCGCACCGCAGGGCCGTGCAGGACGCACAGCGGCTCGCCGGGCAGACGGTCGACGTCGTGCACGTGGTGGGCGGCGGCACGCGCAACGCGCTGCTGTGCCAGCTGACCGCCGACGCCTGCGGGCTGCCGGTGGTGGCCGGGCCGACCGAGGCGGCCGCCCTCGGCAACGTGCTCGTGCAGGCCCGGGCGCACGGTCTGGTCGGGGACCTCGCGGGCATGCGGGAGCTGCTCGTCCGCACCCAGCCGCTCACGCGGTACGAGCCGCGCGGCGGGACCGAGCGGTGGCGTGCCGCGCAGGCCCGGCTCGCCGGGGACTGA
- a CDS encoding bifunctional aldolase/short-chain dehydrogenase, with amino-acid sequence MAVHPEADALLGRSHRLGADPRNTNYAGGNASAKGTGTDPVTGGDVELMWVKGSGGDLGTLTEAGLAVLRLDRMRALVEVYPGVEREDEMVAAFDYCLHGKGGAAPSIDTAMHGLVEAAHVDHLHPDSGIALACAADGEKLTAECFGDSVVWVPWRRPGFQLGLDIAAVKAAHPQAIGCILGGHGITAWGDTSEECERNSLHIIRTAEKFLAERGKPEPFGPVIEGYAALGAAERRERAAALAPYVRALASKDRPQVGHFNDSEVVLDFLASAEHPRLAALGTSCPDHFLRTKVRPLVLDLPPTAPLDEAVARLKELHAEYREEYAAYYRRHAEPDSPAMRGADPAIVLIPGIGMFSFGKDKQTARVAGEFYVNAINVMRGAEAVSSYAPIEESEKFRIEYWALEEAKLQRLPKPKALATRVALVTGAGSGIGKAIAHRLVAEGACVVVADLNTENAEAVAEELGGPDKAVAVTVDVTSEEQIAEAFRAAVLAFGGVDLVVNNAGISISKPLLETSAKDWDLQHDIMARGSFLVSREAARVMIAQELGGDIVYIASKNAVFAGPNNIAYSATKADQAHQVRLLAAELGEHGIRVNGINPDGVVRGSGIFAGGWGAKRAAVYGVEEEKLGEFYAQRTILKREVLPEHVANAVFALTGGDLTHTTGLHIPVDAGVAAAFLR; translated from the coding sequence ATGGCTGTTCATCCCGAAGCTGACGCTCTGCTCGGCCGGTCGCACCGGCTCGGGGCCGATCCGCGGAACACGAACTACGCGGGGGGCAACGCCTCCGCCAAGGGCACCGGGACCGACCCCGTCACCGGCGGGGACGTCGAGCTGATGTGGGTCAAGGGCTCCGGCGGTGATCTCGGGACGCTGACCGAGGCGGGGCTGGCCGTGTTGCGGCTGGACCGGATGCGGGCGCTCGTCGAGGTGTACCCGGGGGTCGAGCGCGAGGACGAGATGGTCGCCGCGTTCGACTACTGCCTGCACGGCAAGGGCGGGGCCGCCCCGTCCATCGACACCGCCATGCACGGGCTGGTCGAGGCCGCGCACGTCGATCATCTGCACCCGGACTCGGGGATCGCGCTCGCCTGCGCCGCCGACGGGGAGAAGCTGACCGCCGAGTGCTTCGGGGACAGTGTGGTGTGGGTGCCGTGGCGGCGGCCGGGCTTCCAGCTGGGGCTGGACATCGCCGCCGTGAAGGCCGCTCATCCGCAGGCCATCGGGTGCATTCTCGGTGGGCACGGCATCACCGCCTGGGGTGACACCTCCGAGGAGTGCGAGCGGAACTCGCTGCACATCATCCGGACCGCCGAGAAGTTCCTCGCCGAGCGCGGGAAGCCCGAGCCCTTCGGGCCGGTGATCGAGGGGTACGCCGCGCTGGGCGCCGCCGAGCGGCGGGAGCGGGCCGCCGCCCTCGCGCCGTACGTGCGCGCCCTCGCCTCGAAGGACCGCCCCCAGGTCGGGCACTTCAACGACTCCGAAGTGGTGCTCGACTTCCTCGCGAGCGCCGAGCACCCGCGGCTCGCCGCCCTCGGCACCTCCTGCCCGGACCACTTCCTGCGGACCAAGGTGCGGCCGCTGGTCCTCGACCTGCCGCCGACCGCCCCGCTCGACGAGGCCGTCGCCCGGCTCAAGGAACTGCACGCCGAGTACCGCGAGGAGTACGCCGCCTACTACCGGCGGCACGCCGAGCCCGACTCCCCCGCCATGCGCGGTGCCGACCCGGCGATCGTGCTGATCCCGGGGATCGGCATGTTCTCGTTCGGCAAGGACAAGCAGACCGCCCGGGTCGCCGGCGAGTTCTACGTCAACGCCATCAACGTGATGCGCGGCGCCGAGGCCGTCTCCTCCTACGCGCCGATCGAGGAGTCCGAGAAGTTCCGCATCGAGTACTGGGCGCTGGAGGAGGCCAAGCTCCAGCGGTTGCCGAAGCCCAAGGCGCTGGCGACCCGGGTCGCGCTGGTGACCGGCGCCGGGAGTGGGATCGGCAAGGCCATCGCGCACCGGCTCGTGGCCGAGGGGGCGTGTGTGGTCGTCGCCGACCTCAACACGGAGAACGCCGAGGCGGTCGCCGAGGAGCTGGGCGGTCCCGACAAGGCCGTCGCCGTGACCGTGGACGTGACGTCCGAGGAGCAGATCGCCGAGGCGTTCCGGGCGGCCGTGCTGGCCTTCGGCGGTGTCGACCTCGTCGTCAACAACGCGGGCATCTCGATCTCCAAGCCGCTGCTGGAGACCTCCGCCAAGGACTGGGACCTCCAGCACGACATCATGGCGCGCGGCTCGTTCCTGGTGTCGCGGGAGGCGGCCCGGGTGATGATCGCCCAGGAGCTGGGCGGTGACATCGTCTACATCGCCTCGAAGAACGCCGTGTTCGCCGGGCCGAACAACATCGCCTACTCGGCCACCAAGGCCGACCAGGCCCACCAGGTGCGGCTCCTCGCCGCCGAGCTGGGCGAGCACGGGATCCGGGTCAACGGGATCAACCCCGACGGTGTCGTGCGCGGATCGGGGATCTTCGCCGGCGGGTGGGGCGCCAAGCGGGCCGCCGTGTACGGGGTCGAGGAGGAGAAGCTGGGCGAGTTCTACGCCCAGCGGACGATCCTCAAGCGCGAGGTGCTGCCCGAGCATGTCGCCAACGCCGTGTTCGCGCTGACCGGCGGGGATCTCACGCACACGACCGGTCTGCACATCCCCGTCGACGCGGGCGTCGCGGCCGCCTTCCTGCGGTGA
- the rhaI gene encoding L-rhamnose isomerase, which yields MTELAAAKAALKTQAVETPSWAYGNSGTRFKVFAQAGVPRTPQEKLDDAAKVHEFTGVAPTVALHIPWDKVDDYAALAKHAEDRGVKLGAINSNTFQDDDYKLGSICHPDAAVRRKAVDHLLECVDIMDATGSTDLKLWFADGTNYPGQDDIRARQDRLAEGLAEVYERLGDGQRILLEYKFFEPAFYTTDVPDWGTAYAHCLKLGPKAQVVVDTGHHAPGTNIEFIVATLLREGKLGGFDFNSRFYADDDLMVGAADPFQLFRIMYEVVRGGGFSPEVAFMLDQCHNIEAKIPAIIRSVMNVQEATAKALLVDGDALGAAQRAGDVLEANAVLMDAYNTDVRPLLREVREEMGLDPEPLAAYRRSGWAEKIVAERVGGQQAGWGA from the coding sequence GTGACCGAGCTCGCCGCGGCGAAGGCCGCTCTCAAGACACAGGCCGTCGAGACGCCGTCGTGGGCGTACGGGAACTCCGGCACGCGGTTCAAGGTGTTCGCGCAAGCGGGCGTTCCACGCACGCCGCAGGAGAAGCTGGACGACGCGGCGAAGGTGCACGAGTTCACCGGGGTCGCCCCGACGGTCGCGCTGCACATCCCGTGGGACAAGGTCGACGACTACGCGGCGCTGGCGAAGCACGCCGAGGACCGCGGGGTGAAGCTCGGCGCGATCAACTCCAACACGTTCCAGGACGACGACTACAAGCTCGGCAGCATCTGCCACCCGGACGCGGCGGTGCGGCGCAAGGCCGTGGACCATCTGCTGGAGTGCGTCGACATCATGGACGCCACCGGGTCCACGGACCTGAAGCTGTGGTTCGCCGACGGGACGAACTATCCCGGGCAGGACGACATCCGGGCGCGGCAGGACCGGCTGGCCGAAGGGCTGGCCGAGGTGTACGAGCGGCTCGGTGACGGGCAGCGCATTCTGCTGGAGTACAAGTTCTTCGAGCCGGCCTTCTACACGACGGACGTGCCGGACTGGGGGACGGCGTACGCCCACTGTCTGAAGCTCGGGCCGAAGGCGCAGGTCGTCGTCGACACGGGGCATCACGCGCCGGGGACCAACATCGAGTTCATCGTGGCGACGCTGCTGCGGGAGGGCAAGCTCGGCGGGTTCGACTTCAACTCGCGGTTCTACGCGGACGACGACCTGATGGTGGGCGCCGCGGATCCGTTCCAGCTGTTCCGGATCATGTACGAGGTGGTCCGGGGCGGGGGGTTCTCGCCCGAGGTCGCGTTCATGCTCGACCAGTGCCACAACATCGAGGCGAAGATCCCGGCGATCATCCGGTCGGTGATGAACGTGCAGGAGGCCACGGCGAAGGCGCTGCTGGTCGACGGGGACGCGTTGGGTGCGGCGCAGCGGGCGGGGGACGTGCTGGAGGCCAATGCCGTGCTGATGGACGCGTACAACACGGATGTGCGGCCGTTGCTGCGGGAGGTGCGGGAGGAGATGGGGTTGGACCCCGAGCCTCTCGCCGCGTACCGGCGGTCCGGGTGGGCCGAGAAGATCGTTGCCGAGCGGGTGGGCGGGCAGCAGGCGGGGTGGGGTGCGTAG